Within Topomyia yanbarensis strain Yona2022 chromosome 2, ASM3024719v1, whole genome shotgun sequence, the genomic segment ttttacgatgtaattttatcacacggataattttggtgaagtaatgcaatgcataaaatcaaccgtttttttgaaaaatgaaaataatcgtatgtagttctatggtcaaataatgcaaaaaacacttgagttatgaccttcaaaaagctgtcaaaaatccattttacgttcaaatcacctaaaatctcgcgaaaatgtctctgatggctcagctgatacgagcaAAACACTAGtgggaatatcgcataaccttcatatacggacttaagtccgggctcgtcccactgtgcctCTGTCCCCTGCCCTAGCTGACCTAGTCATGGAAACACTTCTAGACACCGTAATAAGACTACTATGTTTCAAACCACCTTTTGTCAGAAAATATGTTGATGATCTAATAATGGCAATCCACAAGGACAAACTAGAACATGTTGTTGAAACTTTCAACAATTACAATAGTCACATCCAATTCACCTATGAACTGGAAGTGGACAATAAAATACCGTTTTTAGACATGCTGCTCATACGACAACAGAATCAACAGATCAAAACAGAGTGGTACATGAAACCCATCGCAAGTGGCAGATTTTTGAATTACAATTCATTCCATCCGCTCCATCAAAAGATAAACATGGCCAAAAATTTTATTCATCGAGTCAACTATTTGTCATCCAACCTGCGAGACGACGAAAAAATAAGCATCATAGATAAACAACTCAGTCTTAACAACTACCCAAAAAAACTTCGACATAGACTGATCAATAGGATGCACGAACGCAACATACTCACCCTTCAGACTACCGATAAAAACCTGCAAACTACTTACCGGTCAATAGCATACATTCCATACTTATCAAACCAAATTGGAAAACACCTGAAAAACGACTACAAACACATACAACTTGCACATAGAAACATAAAAACAGTTGGGAAATTCTACACAAAAATTAAAGATCCCGTTCCAGCCGATCACCACAGCAACGTTATTTACAGTATTCCATGCAAACAGTGCAGTTCATGCTACATAGGAATGACGTCAAATATGCTAAAAACCAGGATATGCGGACACAAGACACACTACAATACTTGGGACAAACTTCTACAGGATAGATCGGACACAACAGAAATACAAATTGCCCATCTAAAGGAGAAAACAGCACTAATGGATCACAGTATTAAACACAATCACAGGTTCGACTTTGAAAATACTAGCATATTAGCCAAAAACTGTAAACCACATGCACTTCCCTACATAGAAGTATGCCACATAATCACTAGCAAAAACAGTAGTAATAAGCGAACAGATACAGAAGGTTTAAATTCCATCTATGCTGGAATTATTCACACTCTAGATATCGagaatcaaaacaaacgaaaaatgaCAACCAATGTAACACGCAATAGTATATGATCACAAAACAGCAATAATACACACTCTCACAAACACACACGCTATAATCGAATCAAAAGTAGTAGACAAGTAGGAAAGACAACACCACAGTTTCTCGCTCTGCGCAAAAGTTTTACCCGCGTTTCGCTGCTATAAAAGCACTAAAACAAGACGAGCTTTTAAACACCGATTATTTTAAAGTGCGGTGCAGTAAAAAATACGCATATGTACAGTAAGTACAACTTTTGTACaggataaaatatattttttcattgaaactAAATTAGCTATAGAAGGACGCCATTATAAACATACACCGGACAACCTATGTTGGACACAAACACACTTAACAAAAAAACGAACCGTTTCAGTgagtacaaaaaaaaaccacagacaaacagacaacagtaacggaaatattttcattttatagactccttgataAAGGTGAAATAAAATCGACGAAACTGTCGGATTAAGAAGCAATACTTCGTTTTTGCCGTTTTATTTTGACTGATTCAGCCGATAACATCCTCAGAACAATTAACAACAGtcgtcaaacaacttaaaagaaaatcatgataagatcttatgtaagggggagggggagttcgtcaaaatcttacgaattcttatctggggggagggggtggttggaatgttctaaaaatgccttacgtaattagtgtacggtccCTAAGAACCAGGCGTACTCAGAAAGACGAGATCCTGTTTGAGCTGAAGAAGAATCAATTAATCAAGAGCTCGACCTATCTGGAACTTGTGGCAGAAGCGGTGGAAGGAGAAGCAAATGTGAGAGCTTTAGTTCAAGAAGCGGTGGTCGAATGCAGaaatctggacgagatcacaacggaagacgaagtgagaagAGCGCTACTACAACAATGTAACATGACAAATAGCAGATGCCAATCAGGTTGAGGAAGGCATATagtggcacacagacagcagCAATATACTTACCGccagcttatgtcgaccggtaagatcaaagtCGGATGGTCGGTATACTCATTACAATTGATACCTAGAGCCACTAATCAAACGGAAAGGTGTTTCAGGTGTGTTTCAACCATCAGACGAGAAACAcatctgatctgtgcagaaaatgtggggagaagggacacattgctaatgactgcacaaagcaaccgaagtgcttgctctgcACGAATGATGCTTCTTATGTCCagagcacaaaaaggcgaaggcaaACCAATGATGATTGGGATAGCCCAGCTTAACCTCAGTCATTGCGAAatagcacagcaactgttgtatcagtcaacaacagaaacgaagggcgacgttgcaattatttcaGAGGTgtatcgtgttcctcccgataacggtaactgggtggtggatagtgtaGAGATGGCTGCAATTCAAGTAATGGGTggtttccctgtccaagagatgatggataacacacacgaaggcttTGTGATCGTCAGGATCATCGGTGTATTCGTCTGTAGCTGATATGCTCCTCCGAGATGGACACTAGAACAGTACAATCAGATActggacgcactaaccgactcgttagtcgtaCGAACGCCAGTTGTTAGTATACTTtgacgcttgggccgtggagtggggtagcagactgaccaacgcaagaggtttCAGCATGTTGGAAGCCCTGGCGGTCGAGAATCCAACGAGTGTATTGGTAgaacgaaaggctcagcatcctTAGTGATGCCGTTGATGTAAACAGTGGATAATCTGGTGACAATCGAatctccaacgacgagctccttatagtgacaAATGGAGTGaatgcgaagaaagctcccgttACGAAAACGgaatccccaacgtggcactgaaggcCGCGATGCTGGCGTTTCCGCACAAGTTCAGGATaatcctacagaaatgcctggacgaaggctacttcgcgggtagatggaagatccagaagctagtGTCGCTGTAAAACCAGGGATTCAGCATCGTATCAGCCTACATGCCTACACAAGGAGATTCAGCATCGTATCAGCCAACATGCCTGCTGGAtgtcttggtaaacttctggaaagggtcatcctcaacaggctgacgacctacgctgaaagtgagaatggACTATagcagaggcagttcggattctggaaagggatatcgacggtggacgccatcgacACAGTCATCgtgagcgcggagaaagcacTGAAGCAAACGAGAAGGGGAAAACGCTATTGTTCCGTGTTaacgatcgacgtgaagaacgcgttcagaaGTGTCAGCTGGGTggctatcgccgtagcgctgcacagcatgtgggttccggactatctgtgcaaggttctgaaaagttactttcagaaccgagtattgCTCTAAGAAAAACGAACATGGgccagaggtcgattaggacTACGGTAATACTCCTCAGGGGATTTGGCCtatgctctggaatataatgtacaatggaatgttaacactggaactaccCAGGTGAATttagatcgtcggctttgcagatgacgttgGCCTGACAATAACCGTCGAGACCCtggaggaggtggagatgttgacggtagAGACAATAGGCGTCCTGGAAATCTGGATGGTTGATGTCAAGTTGCAAGtgactcaccacaagacggaggtagtgctgCCGGAAAAAAATCAAGGTGTCGTGATCAGCGTCGGCGGACACTCAATACCATCAATGCGCGCTAAATAATATGGTGTGGTAATCGACGATCGGTTCAACTAAAGCATCCATGTTTACTATGTATGCGAGAAGGCAGCGAAAACAACT encodes:
- the LOC131678430 gene encoding uncharacterized protein LOC131678430 translates to MAIHKDKLEHVVETFNNYNSHIQFTYELEVDNKIPFLDMLLIRQQNQQIKTEWYMKPIASGRFLNYNSFHPLHQKINMAKNFIHRVNYLSSNLRDDEKISIIDKQLSLNNYPKKLRHRLINRMHERNILTLQTTDKNLQTTYRSIAYIPYLSNQIGKHLKNDYKHIQLAHRNIKTVGKFYTKIKDPVPADHHSNVIYSIPCKQCSSCYIGMTSNMLKTRICGHKTHYNTWDKLLQDRSDTTEIQIAHLKEKTALMDHSIKHNHRFDFENTSILAKNCKPHALPYIEVCHIITSKNSSNKRTDTEGLNSIYAGIIHTLDIENQNKRKMTTNVTRNSI